A region from the Aegilops tauschii subsp. strangulata cultivar AL8/78 chromosome 5, Aet v6.0, whole genome shotgun sequence genome encodes:
- the LOC109747867 gene encoding uncharacterized protein, whose product MGQRRRTSDAPRPASPEQRAVNSHPDGDSVRLFPTKALPHTLVLRRAPAPSPPPPRMEAAAAGFATGARAAAAARPFGLDLQAAAGGVRRPRRAIPMPAAGPHGGHLPFATAPSTLYAAYGAEPRRPPRLEFGRVVTEFDSALTIDSHLVRVPVTRPSSMAPAGPCYEHLGCGRPVSLLPLRTRELVALTLPAVQQRPWDSEVNPAG is encoded by the exons ATGGGCCAACGGAGGCGCACGTCCGACGCCCCACGGCCCGCAAGCCCGGAACAGAGGGCTGTAAATAGCCACCCGGACGGCGACTCGGTGAGACTCTTCCCCACGAAAGCTCTCCCTCACACGCTTGTCCTGCGCCGCGCGCCCGCGCCCTCTCCGCCCCCGCCGAGGATGGAGGCTGCCGCAGCCGGATTCGCAACCGGCGCGCGGGCGGCAGCCGCGGCGCGTCCCTTCGGCCTCGACCTccaggcggcggccggaggcgtGCGACGACCCCGCCGGGCCATCCCCATGCCCGCAGCGGGCCCCCACGGCGGCCACCTCCCCTTCGCCACGGCGCCGTCGACCCTCTACGCGGCGTACGGAG CGGAGCCTCGTCGGCCGCCACGGCTGGAGTTCGGCCGCGTCGTGACGGAGTTTGATTCGGCTCTGACGATCGATTCGCACCTGGTGCGGGTACCCGTGACCCGTCCCTCCTCCATGGCCCCGGCGGGACCATGCTACGAGCACCTTGGCTGCGGCCGCCCGGTGTCCCTGCTCCCGCTCCGAACTCGG GAGCTCGTCGCACTCACTCTTCCCGCCGTTCAGCAGCGGCCGTGGGACTCGGAGGTGAACCCCGCTGGCTGA